A window of Ardenticatena maritima contains these coding sequences:
- a CDS encoding FAD binding domain-containing protein, translating into MPDVRAYERPQSLEEALFRLMQEPRTVPLAGGTALMAYGVPHEDAILLDISALPFDAIEQWEDRLVLGALATLEALARDEKVRTFADGVLAEAAHAEATSLLRQQGRLAGALLTDVGRSEIAPVLLALDARVSVQQMNGLKTWPLAAFFEQMETALGRGLLVQVDIPRPLAETRVRRERVARAPRDRAILSVAGAVRLDGGRIAAVRLAVSGVGALPVRLHAVEDALSDEPATPAHVQALATQAIAAVPLADDRWASAAYRREVLPVLIRRVVCGA; encoded by the coding sequence ATGCCTGATGTTCGCGCCTACGAACGTCCACAATCGCTCGAAGAGGCGCTGTTTCGCCTGATGCAAGAACCGCGCACGGTGCCGCTTGCCGGGGGGACGGCGCTCATGGCGTATGGTGTGCCGCACGAAGACGCCATTTTGCTGGATATCAGCGCGTTGCCTTTTGACGCCATCGAGCAGTGGGAGGACCGCCTGGTGCTGGGGGCGCTGGCGACGCTGGAAGCCCTAGCGCGCGATGAGAAGGTGCGCACGTTTGCCGATGGCGTGCTGGCGGAAGCTGCGCACGCGGAAGCGACCAGCCTCTTGCGCCAGCAGGGACGGCTGGCGGGGGCGTTGCTGACCGATGTGGGACGTAGCGAAATCGCGCCGGTGTTGCTGGCGCTGGATGCGCGCGTGAGCGTTCAGCAGATGAATGGACTGAAAACCTGGCCCCTGGCGGCCTTCTTCGAGCAGATGGAGACGGCGTTGGGGCGGGGGTTGCTGGTGCAGGTGGATATCCCGCGCCCACTCGCCGAAACACGGGTGCGCCGCGAGCGGGTGGCGCGCGCGCCGCGCGACCGCGCAATTCTGAGCGTGGCGGGGGCGGTTCGCCTGGATGGGGGGCGCATTGCCGCTGTGCGGCTGGCCGTTTCGGGCGTGGGGGCGCTGCCCGTGCGCTTGCACGCTGTTGAAGACGCATTGTCGGATGAGCCGGCGACGCCCGCGCATGTGCAAGCCTTGGCAACGCAGGCGATTGCCGCTGTGCCGCTCGCCGATGACCGTTGGGCGAGCGCGGCGTATCGCCGTGAGGTGCTGCCGGTGCTCATTCGGCGGGTAGTGTGTGGGGCGTAA